TTGTCTTTGCAACAAGATCTAGTAGTGTTGATTAATAAGTTCATAGGACAGATTGAATAAAAGTAATAATTAAGCAAAAAAATAATAGTTAATATAATCTTCATTAACTCTAAATTATTGGGAGATGTTTTTAGATGGAAGAAAAGATCAGTGCCTACCAAGTCTTTTGGTTAGTAATTGCAATTATTATCCCCACAATCATTTTATCGGTACCTGCTATTGCAGTAGGTCTGGCTGAAGAAGGAGCTTGCCTTACTGTTGTAGTTGCTGGATCTGTAGCACTTGTATTACATTATCTTATCTTAAAATTAGGCTGTGATTTTTCAAATAAAAGTGTAGTTGAAGATGCTAAGCAAATATTTGGATCAGTACTAGGGAGGATAATAGTTTTTCCTTATGTTGCTGTGATTATCTACGATATTACTACAATATTATCTCAAACTATTGAATTTATTCAGTTTTTTATGCCAAGAACTTTTATTTTTGGTGTTTGGATTGGCCTTACATTGTTGATTATCTATCTTTTGTACAATGGAATTGAAAATATAGCAAGGGCTATAACAATTACATTATTTTCATTAGTTGTAGTTATTATAATGGTGATGTTATTAAATTATCCAAATTATAATACAGAATTGAGAGTTTTTGTGATGGATTTTAAGAAAGTACTTCAAGGTAGCATTTATGCTTTTAGTTGGTTTATCTTACCACCAATTTCATTATTATTTCTAAAAGAATTTTTTAAAAATAATAATCAAGCAATTAAAGCAAGTTTATTAGGTAATTTTTTATGTCAAGTTATTATTTTTGCTTTGATTATTGTCTGTGTTATAGTTTTTGGAATTGATTTGACTCAGGTATTAAGCTATCCTTTTTATAGTTTAGGGACATTAATAGTAGAAGGTTTAGGTGTTGCTATCTTTGTAGCTTGGATTGCGGGGAATATTGTTAAGGTCTCAATTTATTATTTTATTACGATTAAAGGAATAAAAACATGGTTTGAGTTAAAGAAATGGAAAATATTAAATATTCCCTTTTCGATTATGGTAATGGCGATAGCAATGTTTCAAAATCAAGTTCCAGTCTTTAGTGTTCTTAATATGGATTATTTTGTAGTAGGATATTTAGTTATTCAAATACCAAGTTTGTTAATATTGAGTATAGGTTATTTAGTAGCTAATAAAAATACTTGATTAATTTAAAGCTTATTATTCAATTTGCAAGATTTAGCTAATTGATTAGCTGCTCTCATTCCACTTTTTAAAGCACCTTGCATCCAGGCATGAGTAGCAGAGGTATGTTCACCTGCAAAAAATACCCTGTTATTATACTCTGGTCTAATAATAGTGGAAGAATAGATTCTTTTTTGTTCTGGTTGAAAGTAAGCAAAAGCTCCATAGAATTCCGATTGCTCATTCCAATTTACACTTTTATAGTCTTTTACTATATTATCTAAATATCCTCTAGGTAGACCATGTACAGATTCTACTTGTCGTTTTATTTCTTCAATACGTCTAGGCTTGATTAAATTTCCTAAGCGTACAGCATCAAGTGTGAAGTTATAAGAGGCTAATAAGACTCCAGCTTCTTTGGGAGAGCATTTATTATTATATATACATCGTGCATGGTCAGAAGGAT
This DNA window, taken from Orenia marismortui DSM 5156, encodes the following:
- a CDS encoding GerAB/ArcD/ProY family transporter produces the protein MEEKISAYQVFWLVIAIIIPTIILSVPAIAVGLAEEGACLTVVVAGSVALVLHYLILKLGCDFSNKSVVEDAKQIFGSVLGRIIVFPYVAVIIYDITTILSQTIEFIQFFMPRTFIFGVWIGLTLLIIYLLYNGIENIARAITITLFSLVVVIIMVMLLNYPNYNTELRVFVMDFKKVLQGSIYAFSWFILPPISLLFLKEFFKNNNQAIKASLLGNFLCQVIIFALIIVCVIVFGIDLTQVLSYPFYSLGTLIVEGLGVAIFVAWIAGNIVKVSIYYFITIKGIKTWFELKKWKILNIPFSIMVMAIAMFQNQVPVFSVLNMDYFVVGYLVIQIPSLLILSIGYLVANKNT